The DNA segment GTACCATAAACACATCCCTTGGAAATATCAAGACTTGGAAACTAGAGGTTGTATGATCCCACATTCATCAAGCAGACATCATCCTCAGAAGCGGCCTCTAAACGATGGTAATCAATACCAAAGCAGGAACATACTTTACAGTAGAACAACACCAACTGCCGGCCCATTTTCCAAACTGTAGGCGTCTTCCGTGAGTGAATAATACACATAACAACAATCATCTCATGTCGTGAGAGAAGGGTCTGCTCATCATACTCAGACACCGGGCTCCGCCCTCCCAAAGAGGAGATAGAAATAGGGGTGTAACCAGCCATATTGTATCTAGGCACGCGCGTGGGGTCATAGCAGGCAACAACATCACTGGCATTATCCCGATTGCtgcaaaatgaaaaaaaaatgtgtataaaaacttaaaatgaTAAAAGGGAAgatattttacaagaaaaaaaaagaaaagccaTACTATTCCCAGCCACAAGGCAGATGACAGTGGAAGTATTTACAAAAAAAGCGAATTTTCTTCTCAACCAACGCCAATTGTGTCACGTCATTAGGGTTGTTGCGGCTCCTCATGATATCATCTGCTTCCTTAACCAGCAGAAACAAATGATAAGGAATACGATCAGGTTCACGCCCCGGAGGATAAGAACCAAATTTAAATGGCCACCGAACGCTCCGCCTGGCTTTAGTGTATTCATCAAGCCTCTCACCCCGTCTCTAAACAATCAGAGCAGATAATAAATTAGAATAATAAAATTcgttagcttttttttttttttgcctaaaTAAATGGTGAGTACCGAGAGAAATCATACGTCGTAGAACTGTTTCAGCACCTGTGAGGGTGGAGGAGACTCCATACGCTCTGCCTAAACGCAACAAATAATAAATTACAAGTAAATCATCTGACGGGTGaagaaagataaaaaaaatgAGGCGTTACAACGCAAGGGGCGCTAGCTAGCTATAGAGTGAATCACCACCAAATGTTATGGAAAACAAAATCCCTTGTGTTATCATATATCACAAAACCAAATGGGCTAATAATAGGATTATTATTATGGGATTATAATTTTTGATatacaacaaacaaacaaacaaagagtACCTGTTCCATCAATGATGAGCAGCAAAAAGGTGGTCTGTCGAGAGGGcagaaacgcattttaaaaaaaaatgctgTGACATATAGCGATCCCAATTCGCGTATTCCTTAGGAGTAGGCAACCTCTGTGATAAAAGAATATCTATAGGTTCAAAAGTATTCTCGCGTGTAAGATGAAAAGCATCATCGATAAAACCAAGCGCCCCGGATTTTGAGTAGTAAGCATCATCAACATGGGGGAGAAGTCGAGCTAAACAAACAATTAgaacaaatgaagtattatcaaGCCTAGTAAAGTAGTAATTCAAATTTagagcatgtttggctaagctttttcaaccaacttattgacttattgacttaatcaaaaagccaataaggagttttagtgtttggcaatTGCAAAAGTCtttttcaaaatgactttttgagAAGTAGAAAAAGTCatcaaaaagtcatttttgaaaagttagaatgttgtgactttttgaactaacttattgactaattattagcttttagtcattttacatcaataagctaagccaaacactttttaaaaaacaacttattgacttattggcttttcccaccccataagctaatccaaacactttttttaaaaactcattttcaaaaagtcataaCTCAATAAGTCATTTTCCCATAAGTCCTTTTTAacttaaataagcttagccaaacatgcccttagtgAAAGATATGATCATGTGACTATCAAATaacaaataattaattaattaattaagacAAAAGAATGAGATTTTCCTCTTCTTATATGTTGAGGAATTATGAATAATTACAAACGAACATATCATGAAACAGTAACAAGTATTCTTACTTAGACGCTGCTCAGATCTCCGCTTCGATCTCCGCTTTGATGCTGCtgaagaagaagacgaagaagaagatgctgccgaagaagaagaagatgatgccgaagaagaagaagatgctgCCGAAGAAGAAGATGCTGGACTATcaacaaacaaaaaaacaaatcAGGAATTGACAAAGACGCGtataatgaaatatatatatatatatatatatgtatgtgtgtgtaagtACCTTCTCctcctcctcttcttcttcttgttgtcgcTACTATCCATGATATTGCTCCTCCTCTTCTTCTTGTTGTCGCTACTATCCATGATATgcctcctcttcttcttcttctcgtGGCTACTATCCATGGTGATGAAGAAACCTTCAgcgaagaagaagatgaaacccTAGTCGCTTCGCTCGTAAGAAACCCCATGCACCGTGCTCTTATAATTCTTTTTCATTCGATAGATAGCTGGGCCCAACTTTCTGTCTTTTTTCGGCCCAATTCTCTTTTTGGATCAACTTATATTATACAACtcgataataataataactagtaataagtgcgcgttgcggcgcgggtacatcgcaaATATTGAACGGATTAGTTCAAAtattatgtgatgcgttaaccatacgAAAATGTGTGTGTTCGACGTATTCGACTAAACTCAGTATAACCTATATgagcattgcgattggatcaaaacataaagtaaattgAATTAATATCGTATAATCATAATGtattatatacatattatatGGGATATATTAGAGGtttaaaaaagggaaaaaaataCAATTTGATTCCACTCGTTTCTGAACAAAATTTACGAAAACATAcgtaaaaataagcatgaaaacgtattatatttgacctgactcgtttcccaaaaaagtttacgtcgaaacgtagaataACTCAAATTAATACagacacatacataaaaatatgcacgtaaaaatggttttaaacgaAAATGTATCATATTTGACCTTACTtgtctcaaaaaaaaaaaattacttcaaAACGTAGACACACTCAAATTTATATTGatacatacataaaaatatgcacgtaaaaatggttttttaagTAAAAGAATGATAGAGATAAACAAAATAATTTAACGAACAAAAGTTACTGATGGAAAATTAAATTAGTAAAAAGGTAGGGGTTAAAAATGTCAAATACTAAAGTAGAGGGATAGTAGAAACATAGGAGGGAATCTTGTAATTTATTGGGTTAGTCATAGAGTGACGTCTAGATTTAAATACACCAAATGGCAATTtcattttttgatgttttttccTTCTATGCACTCATGTAATTTATATTATCCATATACATGTGAAAGGGACAACCAAAGCCGGTGGAAACCCCACCGACTTTGGTTTTTAAGATAGTATACAATAATAAGGTCATTATTTGAACACTAATTTTTATATTTCCCGAAGAGTGTATTTTGAGGTTGATGATCCGGCTAATTGCTTCATCTTTTACATCTTTTACCACGTTGAAGACTCACTTTTTATATAGTATAAAAAAGAAAATAGAGAGAGAACAACAAAAGTATTGGAATCTCTATAGTAGAGAAACAATTACATAGTCGTCGtgaaaatattataaaatgtTACGCAAATGTATA comes from the Helianthus annuus cultivar XRQ/B chromosome 4, HanXRQr2.0-SUNRISE, whole genome shotgun sequence genome and includes:
- the LOC110935304 gene encoding uncharacterized protein LOC110935304, producing MRFCPLDRPPFCCSSLMEQAERMESPPPSQVLKQFYDRRGERLDEYTKARRSVRWPFKFGSYPPGREPDRIPYHLFLLVKEADDIMRSRNNPNDVTQLALVEKKIRFFCKYFHCHLPCGWEYNRDNASDVVACYDPTRVPRYNMAGYTPISISSLGGRSPVSEYDEQTLLSRHEMIVVMCIIHSRKTPTVWKMGRQLVLFYCKVCSCFGIDYHRLEAASEDDVCLMNVGSYNL